A segment of the Echinicola strongylocentroti genome:
ACCCAATAATTCTTAGCGCAATGAAAAAAATAGTGATAATGCTTGTTTTGGGGCTATTTGTTTCCCTCCAAGCTTCCGCACAAGAGAGTAAGGTGACCTTATCATATCCCATCGGATTTGCCATAGGTGACGTGAGTGATTATGTAAAACCTAGCAGCTTCAGAGGAATAGCGATTGATTACAGGAAAATGATCAATGACAATGTAGGGGTGGGTTTTTCTACGGGTTGGAACGTGTTTTATGAAGAATTGGCCTATGATACGTATGAGTTTGAAAACCAGGCCGTGTCCGGTAAGCAATACCGCAACAGTAACCATGTGCCCATTTTGTTTAATGGAGCATATTATATGGAGCCACGGGCGGCGGTCAATCCATTTGTCAGCGTAGGGATAGGTACGGTGTATACACGGAGAAATACAGATATGGGACAGTTTACCATGGAGCAAGAAGCTTGGAATTTTGCATTGGCACCTGAAGTGGGCATGCTGATAGAGTTTGCCAGTGGATTTGCTTCATCAGTATCGGTGCAGTATTACAATGGCTTCCAAGCGGGAAACGAACTGAACGATCCCCAATCCTATTTTGCACTTAAGATAGGTTTTGAGTTATAGTGACTTTCTGTTCCCTATTAATACCAAATCATAGAAAATAAAGATAAACACGGTGGAATGGCTTATTGTCCATTCCACTGGTTCTTGTAGAAGTACGTACTGTTTGCGCATTGTGAAATGGCCAATGGGAAGTGCGCAAGCCGAGTTTATCCATTTTACCTATTTTATAACTAATTAAAAATAATCCATACTATGAATACAGGAGCCAATCGCTTAGAAAAAACCATTCGCCAATGGTACATATTGTTTATTGTCGGCCTTGTTTTTATCGGGCTAGGCGTGTATACATTTGTGACACCTGCGAAGGCTTATTTGGCATTGTCCATTGTTTTTAGTCTGTCATTCCTTATCACAGGTTTAGGGGAAATTTCCTTTTCATTGATTAATAAGCGGATTTTTGATCGTTGGGGATGGATTTTAGCATTTGGGTTGCTAAATTGTCTAGTGGGAATATTATTGCTCAGCCGTCCAGAGGTGTCCTTGGCTACCATGCCACTTTACCTTGGTTTTTTAATTTTGTTCAGATCAGTCGGCGCCATTAGTTATGCCTATGAGATTAAGCAAATGGGAGTTACTGATTGGTCAGGAGTACTTTCACTAGGAATCTTAGGAGTGATATTTTCATTTATTCTTATATGGAACCCTATTTTGGGCGGCCTTACGATAGTGAGCTGGACAGCACTGTGCTTTTTATCCATCGGGATTCTCAGCGTTTATTTGTCTTTACAGCTGCGTAAGTTTGGTAAATGATAGTATTGAAAATAAAATAAATCAACTACTTAAAATAAAAAAAATGAAGATTCGCCTTATTACTTTGTTCTTTCTGGCTTCTATATTCTCTATGAAGGTTTATGGTCAGGAGAGTGGCGCGCCCCAAAGTGCAGCCCAGGCCAATAACCCTTTGGCCAATATGACTGCATTGAATTTCCACAATTATTATATTCCCCGCTTGACAGATGCTCCTAAGGATGCCTATTTGAACAATGCCTGGGTGCGGTTTGCAAAACCTATTTCCGAAGGGAAATGGCTGCTCAGGGTGTCTGCGCCACTAAATACAACTGGCATACCCGATCCTGTAGATGGGACGGTCAATTCAATTAATGGCCTAGGGGATGTCAATGCTTTTATGTCCTATAACTTTGTGTCCAAGCCGACCGCCACTGTTGGGATAGGGCCAAATCTCACCGCTCCGACAGCCAGTGAATCTGCCTTGGGAACTGGCAAATGGCAAGGTGGTTTTGCGATGGTCGCTTTTATTGCGAAGTCAGCCGTCTTTCAGTTTGGTGGACTGGTGACATGGCAGACCTCTTTTGCGGGTGACAGTGACCGTTCCGGTACCAATGTAGCAGCCGTTCAGCCCTTTTATTTCTGGCAGTTAGGAAAAGGAACCTATCTTCGCGGAGCCCCCATTTGGGCATTTGATTTTAAAAATGACGCCCTTTCTGTGCCCTTGGGCCTCGGTATCGGGAAAGTAGTAAAGGTGGAAAACACGATGTTTAACTTATTTATCGAGCCACAATACTCCTTACTACATGCAGGTACACAGCCGCAGTTCCAGTTATTTACTGGGATCAACTTGCAGTTTATGGGGAAATAGAGCCAAGAATACCAGAAATTCGATTTTGGTTTTACGTAACTGACCTGCCAAGGAGTGTGCAAAACCCTTGGCAGGTTTGTCCTATCAGCTAGTAATCGTACATTTGAAACGGATCAAATTTACGCTTCATGCACAATCACGTAACAATCACATATTGCACCCAGTGTCGTTGGATGCTCAGGGCGGATTGGATGGGACAGGAGCTGCTGACGACTTTTGAAGAGGAGCTGGATGAGCTTAGCCTTCGTCCTGGGACGGGCGGTGTCTTTGAAGTAGAGGCCAATGGCCAATTGGTCTGGTCACGCAAAGAGAATGGCCGGTTTCCCGAAATCACCGAACTAAAGCAAGTGGTGAGAGATGTGATCGCCCCTGACAAAGGCTTGGGGCATGCGGATAGGAAAGAAAAATGATTGATATGAGTAATTTTCAACAGCCTTAAAGGCTAATCCTGCTTTGTTTTGGGTATTTTAGAACTCCTTCCTATCGACAAAAAAGCCTGTCCAAATGGAATGCCTTAGCAAAGTGCGCAGTCATTCGCCATGGGGATTTTTTAAAGCAACTGTTGAATTTGACAAAATAGGGCAATGTAAACAGCCATAAACTAAAGGAGGGTATTTTGCTATTTGATAGGAAGGATGTTTTTTATAAATACGATAATTACAGATAGTTTAATTTAAAGTACATTTTTATATATTGGTAATAGCGAAGTGATTGTACTACTACTTTTTCTGTTCTGAAGCCTTCATTTACCACC
Coding sequences within it:
- a CDS encoding outer membrane beta-barrel protein, encoding MKKIVIMLVLGLFVSLQASAQESKVTLSYPIGFAIGDVSDYVKPSSFRGIAIDYRKMINDNVGVGFSTGWNVFYEELAYDTYEFENQAVSGKQYRNSNHVPILFNGAYYMEPRAAVNPFVSVGIGTVYTRRNTDMGQFTMEQEAWNFALAPEVGMLIEFASGFASSVSVQYYNGFQAGNELNDPQSYFALKIGFEL
- a CDS encoding SelT/SelW/SelH family protein, whose amino-acid sequence is MHNHVTITYCTQCRWMLRADWMGQELLTTFEEELDELSLRPGTGGVFEVEANGQLVWSRKENGRFPEITELKQVVRDVIAPDKGLGHADRKEK
- a CDS encoding HdeD family acid-resistance protein, coding for MNTGANRLEKTIRQWYILFIVGLVFIGLGVYTFVTPAKAYLALSIVFSLSFLITGLGEISFSLINKRIFDRWGWILAFGLLNCLVGILLLSRPEVSLATMPLYLGFLILFRSVGAISYAYEIKQMGVTDWSGVLSLGILGVIFSFILIWNPILGGLTIVSWTALCFLSIGILSVYLSLQLRKFGK